A genomic window from Pseudomonas argentinensis includes:
- a CDS encoding YqaE/Pmp3 family membrane protein: MDLIRILIAILLPPLGVFLQVGFAGAFWLNILLTLLGYFPGIIHAVYIIAKR, from the coding sequence ATGGATCTGATCCGCATTCTGATCGCCATTCTTCTCCCGCCGCTGGGGGTTTTCCTGCAGGTCGGCTTCGCTGGCGCCTTCTGGTTGAACATCCTGCTGACGTTGCTCGGTTATTTTCCGGGCATCATTCACGCGGTGTATATCATCGCCAAACGCTGA
- a CDS encoding NADPH-dependent FMN reductase, with translation MSKTYNVAVLVGSLRKASINRKLALALADLAPQNLKLQIVEIGELPLYNEDIDVDPAPAAYTTFRNALKAADAVLFVTPEYNRSIPAPMKNAVDVASRPYGQSALSGKPAGVVSASPGAIGGFGANHQLRQALVFLDMPLLQQPEAYLGGAGNFFDESGQLSDSIRPFLQKYIDTFAAWVEKTA, from the coding sequence ATGAGCAAAACCTACAATGTGGCCGTACTGGTCGGCAGCCTGCGCAAGGCGTCGATCAACCGCAAGCTGGCTCTAGCCCTGGCCGACCTGGCCCCGCAGAACCTGAAACTGCAGATCGTCGAAATCGGCGAGCTGCCGCTTTACAACGAAGACATCGACGTCGATCCGGCTCCGGCCGCCTACACCACCTTTCGCAACGCGCTCAAAGCCGCGGACGCCGTGCTGTTCGTGACCCCTGAATACAACCGCTCGATTCCCGCGCCGATGAAGAATGCCGTGGACGTCGCCTCGCGCCCTTACGGGCAGAGCGCCCTGAGCGGCAAACCGGCCGGTGTGGTCAGCGCCTCGCCTGGCGCCATCGGTGGCTTCGGCGCCAACCACCAGCTGCGCCAGGCGCTGGTGTTCCTCGACATGCCGCTGCTGCAGCAGCCGGAAGCCTACCTGGGCGGTGCGGGCAACTTCTTCGACGAAAGCGGCCAGCTCAGCGACAGCATCAGGCCCTTCCTGCAGAAGTACATCGACACCTTTGCCGCCTGGGTGGAAAAGACCGCATAA
- a CDS encoding ABC transporter permease codes for MFASTASFFGTRMGGTSRRFGAVLMTLLGLLAMTFFIGRVMPLDPVLAVVGPDADSSTYDQVYQAMGLDRPLLVQFGYYLRDLAQGNFGNALLTGHPVIEDIARVFPATIELATLAIIFGVVLGLPLGVFAAANQGRMGDHLARVVTLFGYSTPIFWLGMMGLLVFYAWLGWAGGAGRIDLAYDGMVPSVTGMLLIDSALAGDWEAFSSALKHILLPALILGLNSVAYISRMTRSFMLEQLSQEYILTARVKGLPRRKVIWGHAFRNILVQLLTVVALAYGSLLEGAVLIETVFAWPGFGQYLTSSLLLGDMNAVMGCVLVIGFIFVGLNLLSDALYKVFDPRTR; via the coding sequence ATGTTTGCTTCGACTGCGTCTTTCTTCGGCACGCGGATGGGCGGCACCTCACGCCGTTTCGGGGCGGTGCTGATGACCCTGCTGGGCCTCCTGGCCATGACCTTCTTCATCGGCCGGGTGATGCCCCTCGACCCGGTGCTGGCGGTGGTCGGCCCGGATGCCGACAGCTCCACCTACGACCAGGTCTATCAGGCCATGGGCCTCGACCGGCCGCTGCTGGTGCAGTTCGGCTACTACCTGCGCGACCTGGCCCAGGGCAATTTCGGCAATGCGTTGCTCACCGGCCATCCGGTGATCGAGGACATCGCCCGGGTATTCCCGGCGACCATCGAACTGGCCACCCTGGCGATCATCTTCGGTGTGGTGCTCGGCCTGCCGCTGGGTGTTTTCGCTGCCGCCAACCAGGGCCGCATGGGCGATCACCTGGCCCGCGTGGTCACCCTGTTCGGTTACTCCACGCCGATCTTCTGGCTGGGCATGATGGGCCTGCTGGTGTTCTACGCCTGGCTCGGCTGGGCCGGCGGGGCAGGGCGCATCGATCTGGCCTACGACGGCATGGTGCCCTCGGTGACCGGCATGCTGCTGATCGACAGCGCCCTTGCTGGCGACTGGGAGGCCTTCTCCAGCGCGCTCAAGCACATCCTCCTGCCGGCGCTGATCCTGGGCCTCAACTCGGTGGCCTACATCAGCCGCATGACCCGCAGCTTCATGCTCGAGCAGCTGTCCCAGGAGTACATCCTCACCGCCCGGGTCAAGGGCCTGCCGCGGCGCAAGGTGATCTGGGGCCATGCCTTTCGCAACATCCTGGTGCAGCTGCTCACCGTGGTGGCGCTGGCCTACGGCTCGCTGCTCGAAGGTGCGGTGCTGATCGAGACGGTGTTCGCCTGGCCCGGTTTCGGCCAGTACCTGACCAGCAGCCTGCTGCTCGGTGACATGAATGCGGTGATGGGCTGCGTGCTGGTGATCGGCTTCATCTTCGTCGGCCTCAACCTGCTCAGCGATGCGCTGTACAAGGTGTTCGATCCGCGCACCCGTTGA
- a CDS encoding ABC transporter permease has product MIANISSSSSIKRANGQVPVSAFQAFCLSSVRVMQHLLRNPMTLMGSTVVMLLILVAAFAPWIATHDPIVQNLGNALQAPSAAHWFGTDEFGRDVFSRLVYGSRITLYIIALVTIIVGPIGLLVGTVSGYFGGFVDALFMRITDIFISFPSLVLALAFIAALGPGLEHAVIAIALTSWPPIARLARAETLSLRNADFVVAVQLQGASSPRIILRHIMPMCLSSVIIRLTMNMASIILTAAALGFLGLGAQAPLPEWGAMISTGRRYMLECWWLVAVPGATIMLVSLAFNLLGDGLRDVLDPRSN; this is encoded by the coding sequence ATGATTGCCAACATCTCTTCATCTTCATCCATCAAGCGGGCGAACGGCCAGGTGCCGGTTTCCGCGTTCCAGGCGTTCTGCCTGAGCAGCGTACGGGTGATGCAGCACCTGCTGCGCAACCCCATGACGCTGATGGGCTCCACGGTGGTCATGCTGCTGATTCTGGTGGCGGCCTTCGCACCGTGGATCGCCACCCACGACCCGATCGTGCAGAACCTCGGCAACGCCCTGCAGGCGCCGAGCGCGGCGCACTGGTTCGGCACCGACGAGTTCGGCCGCGACGTGTTCAGCCGACTGGTGTACGGCTCGCGTATCACCCTGTACATCATTGCCCTGGTGACCATCATCGTCGGCCCGATCGGCCTGCTGGTCGGCACCGTCTCCGGTTACTTCGGCGGCTTCGTCGACGCGCTGTTCATGCGTATCACCGACATCTTCATCTCGTTTCCCAGCCTGGTCCTGGCGCTGGCCTTCATCGCCGCTCTCGGCCCGGGCCTGGAGCATGCGGTGATCGCCATCGCGCTGACCTCCTGGCCGCCCATCGCACGCCTGGCCCGGGCGGAAACCCTGTCGCTGCGCAACGCCGACTTCGTGGTCGCCGTGCAGCTGCAGGGCGCCTCGTCGCCGCGCATCATCCTGCGCCACATCATGCCCATGTGCCTGTCGTCGGTGATCATCCGCCTGACCATGAACATGGCCAGCATCATCCTCACCGCCGCCGCCCTGGGCTTTCTCGGCCTCGGTGCCCAGGCGCCGCTGCCGGAGTGGGGCGCGATGATCTCCACCGGGCGCCGCTACATGCTCGAGTGCTGGTGGCTGGTAGCCGTTCCGGGGGCGACCATCATGCTGGTCAGTCTGGCGTTCAATCTGTTGGGTGACGGTCTGCGCGACGTCCTCGACCCGCGCAGCAATTAA
- a CDS encoding ABC transporter substrate-binding protein gives MKSFRSTVLGTVLGALLCAAPLLGQAKTPDDQLIVGMSMANLFSIDPANAPGLDASGINANLYDTLILRKDGSPDEHVPQLAERWEVSEDGRQLTFHLRGDARFHSGNPVTAEDVAWSLYRVLKLNYGLATTWKAYGYTLDNIGQLIRAENDSTLIIDLPQPTDPLLLIDTLATSPSAVVLDRKTVLEHEKNGDLGAAWLVTNEAGSGPFTLSSWRANDTLVMSAFADYWGGASKLKRVLIRHITESQSLRLMLERGDLDMGYGMAASDLQALAAKGQMQIQTLPRGTMYYVAMSMKSAPFEDIRVRKAVRSLIDYQGLDKVVMPYYGTLNQQPMQLGLEARLPDPGYQLDVEAAKRLLAEAGHPQGFKTTIRTLAEPPFVNIAASLQSTLAQAGIQASIITGTGNQVYGAMRARNFEIIVARGAERYPHPYFSLRTFVYNPDNRDDAGIANFQGWRAAFQDAELNGLIDRLGVERDEAAKLSMYHRVQQRYDQLAGPIMMISQMTDPVVSAADVKGFQGADAEATRYLGVYKQR, from the coding sequence ATGAAATCGTTTCGCTCCACCGTGCTGGGCACGGTGCTCGGTGCGCTGCTGTGCGCCGCTCCACTGCTGGGCCAGGCCAAGACACCAGACGATCAGCTGATCGTCGGCATGAGCATGGCCAACCTGTTTTCCATCGACCCGGCCAACGCCCCGGGGCTGGATGCCTCGGGCATCAACGCCAACCTCTACGACACCCTGATCCTGCGCAAGGACGGCAGCCCGGACGAGCACGTGCCACAACTGGCCGAGCGCTGGGAAGTCAGCGAGGACGGCCGCCAGCTGACGTTCCACCTGCGCGGCGACGCGCGCTTTCATTCCGGCAACCCGGTGACCGCCGAAGACGTGGCCTGGTCGCTGTACCGCGTGCTCAAGCTCAACTACGGCCTGGCCACCACCTGGAAAGCCTACGGCTACACCCTGGACAATATTGGGCAACTGATCCGCGCCGAGAACGATTCGACGCTGATCATCGACCTGCCGCAGCCCACCGACCCGCTGCTGCTGATCGACACCCTGGCCACTTCGCCAAGCGCCGTGGTGCTGGATCGCAAGACCGTGCTCGAGCACGAGAAGAATGGCGACCTGGGCGCGGCCTGGCTGGTGACCAACGAAGCCGGCAGCGGCCCTTTCACGCTCAGTTCCTGGCGTGCCAACGACACCCTGGTGATGAGCGCCTTCGCCGATTACTGGGGTGGCGCCAGCAAGCTCAAGCGCGTGCTGATCCGCCATATCACCGAGTCGCAGTCGCTGCGCCTGATGCTCGAGCGCGGTGATCTGGACATGGGCTACGGCATGGCCGCCTCCGACCTCCAGGCGCTGGCCGCCAAGGGCCAGATGCAGATCCAGACCCTGCCGCGCGGCACCATGTACTACGTGGCGATGAGCATGAAGTCGGCGCCGTTCGAGGACATCCGCGTGCGCAAGGCCGTGCGCTCGCTGATCGACTACCAGGGCCTCGACAAGGTGGTGATGCCCTATTACGGCACGCTCAACCAGCAGCCGATGCAGCTGGGCCTGGAGGCGCGCCTGCCGGACCCGGGCTACCAGCTGGACGTCGAGGCCGCCAAGCGGCTGCTGGCCGAGGCCGGCCACCCGCAGGGCTTCAAGACCACCATCCGCACCCTGGCCGAGCCGCCTTTCGTGAATATCGCCGCCAGCCTGCAATCGACCCTGGCCCAGGCCGGCATCCAGGCGAGCATCATCACCGGTACCGGCAACCAGGTGTACGGCGCCATGCGTGCACGCAACTTCGAGATCATCGTGGCCCGCGGCGCCGAGCGCTATCCGCACCCTTACTTCAGCCTGCGCACCTTCGTCTACAACCCGGACAACCGCGATGACGCCGGTATCGCCAACTTCCAGGGCTGGCGCGCGGCCTTCCAGGACGCCGAGCTCAACGGCCTGATCGACAGGCTCGGCGTGGAGCGTGACGAGGCCGCCAAGCTGAGCATGTACCACCGCGTGCAGCAGCGTTACGACCAGCTGGCGGGGCCGATCATGATGATCTCGCAGATGACCGATCCGGTGGTCAGCGCGGCTGACGTCAAGGGATTCCAGGGGGCCGACGCCGAGGCGACGCGTTACCTGGGTGTGTACAAGCAGCGTTGA
- a CDS encoding acyl-CoA dehydrogenase C-terminal domain-containing protein, translating to MADYKAPLRDMRFVLNEVFQVSRLWAQLPALAEVVDEETANAILEEAGKITAGMIAPLNRASDEEGCTWADTEVRTPAGFIEAYKAYAEGGWVGVGGDPQFGGMGMPKVISAQVEEMVNSSSLSFGLYPMLTAGACLSINAHASEELKQAYLPNMYAGTWAGSMCLTEPHAGTDLGIIRTKAEPQADGSYKVSGTKIFITGGEHDLTENIIHLVLAKLPDAPAGPKGISLFLVPKFMVNADGSLGERNAVSCGSIEHKMGIKASSTCVMNFDGATGYIIDAPNRGLAAMFTMMNYERLGVGIQGLSTGERSYQSAIEYARERIQSRAPTGAVAKDKAADPIIVHPDVRRMLLTMKALNEGGRAFSSYVALQLDTAKFSEEPATRKRAEELVALLTPVAKAFLTDLGLETTIHGQQVFGGHGYVREWGQEQLVRDCRITQIYEGTNGIQALDLVGRKIVGSGGAFCRHFTEEVRAFASDAALAEEFRAPLLEAVEILETQTEALLERARLNPNEIGAASVEYLHLFGYTAYAYMWAMMAKTAQGKEGQDDFYAGKLGTARFYFARLLPRIHSLNASVSAGSDSLYLLAAEQF from the coding sequence ATGGCCGACTACAAAGCTCCCTTGCGTGATATGCGCTTCGTGCTCAACGAGGTTTTCCAGGTTTCCAGACTCTGGGCGCAGTTGCCTGCCCTGGCCGAAGTGGTCGACGAGGAAACCGCCAACGCGATCCTCGAGGAAGCGGGCAAGATCACTGCCGGCATGATCGCGCCGTTGAACCGCGCCAGCGATGAAGAGGGCTGCACCTGGGCCGATACCGAGGTGCGCACGCCCGCTGGTTTCATCGAAGCCTACAAGGCCTACGCCGAGGGCGGCTGGGTCGGCGTGGGCGGCGACCCGCAGTTCGGCGGCATGGGCATGCCCAAGGTGATTTCCGCCCAGGTCGAGGAGATGGTCAACTCGTCCAGCCTGTCGTTCGGCCTCTATCCGATGCTCACCGCCGGCGCTTGCCTGTCGATCAACGCCCACGCCAGCGAAGAACTCAAGCAGGCCTACCTGCCGAACATGTACGCCGGCACCTGGGCAGGCTCGATGTGCCTGACCGAGCCCCATGCTGGTACTGACCTGGGCATCATTCGCACCAAGGCCGAGCCCCAGGCCGACGGCAGCTACAAGGTCAGCGGCACCAAGATCTTCATCACCGGCGGCGAGCACGACCTGACCGAGAACATCATCCACCTGGTGCTGGCCAAGCTGCCGGACGCACCGGCCGGGCCCAAGGGCATTTCGCTGTTTCTGGTGCCCAAGTTCATGGTCAATGCCGACGGCTCGCTGGGCGAGCGCAACGCGGTGTCCTGCGGCTCGATCGAGCACAAGATGGGCATCAAGGCGTCGAGCACCTGCGTGATGAACTTCGACGGTGCCACCGGCTACATCATCGATGCGCCGAACCGCGGCCTGGCGGCGATGTTCACCATGATGAACTACGAGCGCCTGGGCGTTGGCATTCAGGGCCTGTCCACCGGCGAGCGCTCCTACCAGAGCGCCATCGAGTACGCCCGCGAGCGCATCCAGAGTCGTGCACCGACCGGTGCGGTGGCCAAGGACAAGGCGGCCGACCCGATCATCGTGCACCCGGACGTGCGCCGCATGCTGCTGACCATGAAGGCGCTCAACGAAGGTGGCCGCGCCTTCTCCAGTTACGTGGCCCTGCAGCTCGACACCGCCAAGTTCAGCGAGGAGCCTGCTACCCGCAAGCGCGCCGAAGAGCTGGTGGCGCTGCTGACCCCGGTGGCCAAGGCGTTTCTCACCGACCTCGGGTTGGAAACCACCATCCACGGCCAGCAGGTATTCGGTGGCCACGGCTACGTGCGCGAATGGGGTCAGGAGCAGCTGGTGCGCGACTGCCGCATCACGCAGATCTACGAGGGCACCAACGGCATCCAGGCGCTGGATCTGGTCGGCCGCAAGATCGTCGGCAGCGGTGGCGCGTTCTGCCGGCATTTCACCGAGGAGGTGCGGGCCTTCGCCAGCGATGCCGCGTTGGCCGAGGAATTCCGGGCGCCGCTGCTGGAAGCCGTGGAGATTCTGGAGACCCAGACCGAGGCGTTGCTCGAACGAGCACGGCTCAACCCGAATGAAATCGGCGCCGCCTCCGTGGAGTACCTGCACCTGTTCGGCTACACCGCCTACGCCTACATGTGGGCGATGATGGCCAAGACTGCCCAGGGCAAGGAGGGGCAGGATGATTTCTATGCCGGCAAGCTGGGCACCGCGCGTTTCTACTTCGCCCGCCTGTTGCCGCGCATCCATTCGCTCAACGCGTCGGTGAGCGCGGGCAGCGACAGCCTCTACCTGCTTGCGGCCGAGCAATTCTAG
- a CDS encoding ABC transporter substrate-binding protein, whose translation MIKPLPHLLAGLLAGLLAATLALGSVTTAQAKTPADQLIVGMSMINLLSLDPAAATGLDVSEVNANLYDMLLVQDAAAPDNLVPALAERWEISDDHKTLTFHLRSGVKFHSGNELTARDVIWSLQRVLKLNLALASTWKAYGFTADNVEQQIRAPDDHTVVIELARPTDPMLLLNTLATSPSAFILDKKEVLKHAKNGDMGGAWLTTNAAGSGPFVLNAWRANDVILMTRFEDYWDGPAKLKRVVMRNMTESQSLRLMVERGDLDIARGMSAPDITALSSSEKVKTQTVQRGTLYYVALSTKQPMFADARVRKAVRSLIDYQGINDVVMPHYGTLNQRPMPLGLPARLDDPGYRLNVEEARKLLAEAGYPDGFQTTIRVLAEPPFINIASSLQSTLAQAGIKARIVTGTGTQVYGSMRERTFGIIVGRGGGGAERHPHSSLRTLVYNPDNRDEAKLSNFQGWRTSFYSPELNALIEQAEVEPDKQRQMELYHRFQNLYDEQVGAIMPISQMTDTVVIYHDVVGYVGHSAATTRYKDVHKDR comes from the coding sequence ATGATCAAACCACTTCCCCATCTGCTGGCGGGCCTGCTGGCGGGCCTGCTGGCCGCTACCCTGGCTCTGGGCTCCGTGACCACGGCGCAGGCCAAGACACCCGCCGATCAGCTCATCGTCGGCATGAGCATGATCAACCTGTTGTCCCTCGACCCGGCGGCCGCCACCGGCCTGGACGTGTCCGAGGTCAACGCCAACCTGTACGACATGCTGCTGGTGCAGGACGCCGCCGCGCCGGACAACCTGGTGCCGGCCCTGGCCGAACGCTGGGAAATCAGCGATGACCACAAGACCCTGACCTTTCACCTGCGCAGCGGCGTCAAGTTCCATTCCGGCAACGAGCTGACCGCCAGGGACGTGATCTGGTCGCTGCAGCGCGTGCTCAAGCTCAACCTGGCCCTCGCCTCGACCTGGAAGGCCTATGGCTTCACCGCCGATAACGTCGAGCAGCAGATCCGCGCCCCCGATGACCACACCGTGGTGATCGAGCTGGCGCGCCCGACCGACCCCATGCTGCTGCTCAACACCCTGGCCACCTCGCCCAGTGCCTTCATTCTCGACAAGAAAGAAGTGCTCAAGCATGCCAAGAATGGCGACATGGGCGGTGCCTGGCTGACCACCAACGCGGCGGGCAGCGGGCCCTTCGTGCTCAACGCCTGGCGCGCCAACGACGTGATCCTGATGACCCGCTTCGAGGACTACTGGGATGGCCCGGCCAAGCTCAAGCGCGTGGTGATGCGCAACATGACCGAGTCGCAGTCCCTGCGCCTGATGGTCGAGCGCGGTGACCTGGACATCGCCCGCGGCATGTCCGCCCCGGACATCACCGCCCTGAGCAGCTCGGAAAAGGTCAAGACCCAGACCGTGCAGCGCGGTACGCTCTATTACGTGGCGCTGAGCACCAAGCAGCCGATGTTCGCCGACGCCCGCGTGCGCAAGGCGGTTCGCTCGCTGATCGACTACCAGGGCATCAACGATGTGGTGATGCCGCACTACGGCACCCTCAACCAACGCCCGATGCCGCTCGGCCTACCGGCGCGCCTGGATGATCCGGGCTACCGCCTGAACGTCGAGGAGGCCAGGAAGCTGCTCGCCGAAGCCGGTTACCCGGACGGTTTCCAGACCACCATTCGCGTGCTCGCCGAGCCGCCGTTCATCAATATCGCTTCCAGCCTGCAGTCGACCCTGGCCCAGGCCGGGATCAAGGCGCGCATCGTCACCGGGACCGGCACCCAGGTCTATGGCTCCATGCGCGAGCGTACCTTCGGAATCATCGTTGGGCGCGGTGGCGGTGGCGCCGAGCGGCACCCCCATTCCAGCCTGCGCACCCTGGTCTACAACCCGGACAACCGTGACGAAGCCAAGCTGAGCAACTTCCAGGGCTGGCGTACCTCGTTCTACAGCCCCGAGCTGAACGCGTTGATCGAGCAGGCCGAGGTGGAGCCGGACAAGCAGAGGCAGATGGAGCTGTACCACCGGTTCCAGAACCTCTACGACGAGCAGGTCGGCGCCATCATGCCGATCTCGCAAATGACCGACACCGTGGTGATCTACCACGACGTGGTCGGCTACGTCGGCCACAGCGCGGCGACCACGCGCTACAAGGATGTGCACAAGGATCGTTAA
- a CDS encoding sensor domain-containing diguanylate cyclase: MPRLVALRLGHFLPALLLLGGGLLAATLPTLTEFFTSLFNVLPTSLLLLGGTFCMVYGRQRELFMLLVLYLGYFLLDEQADYYREFGRVRDDAALVFHLSSLLLPALYGLFALWRERTHLIQDLVARAAVLLAVGGVAAALARRYPQGLEQWLSVIRWPSLHAEWMSLVQLAYPVFLLVIIALLIQYLRTPRPVHAVQLVGALALFWMLPNTFIQPHALQVMSSVVMLMIVVGVAHEAYQMAFRDELTGLPGRRALNERLQRLGRNYVIAMADVDHFKRFNDTHGHDVGDQVLRVVAGQLRKVGGGGKVYRYGGEEFTLVFAGKDIEQCMPHLEAIRQAVEGYQIQLRDRQQRPADDKVGRQRRAGSGASQVSVTVSIGVAQPSDAHRSVEEVLKAADKALYGAKSAGRNCVSSQVQRRRGAVKLKADPG; this comes from the coding sequence TTGCCGCGTCTCGTCGCGTTGCGCTTGGGACATTTTCTGCCGGCATTGCTGCTGCTCGGCGGCGGTTTGCTGGCCGCGACCCTGCCGACCCTGACCGAATTCTTCACCTCGCTGTTCAACGTGTTGCCCACCTCGTTGCTGCTGCTCGGCGGCACCTTCTGCATGGTCTACGGCCGTCAGCGCGAGCTGTTCATGTTGCTGGTGCTGTACCTGGGCTACTTCCTGCTCGACGAGCAGGCCGACTACTACCGTGAGTTCGGCCGGGTGCGCGATGACGCGGCGCTGGTGTTTCACCTCAGCAGCCTGTTGCTGCCGGCGCTCTATGGCCTGTTCGCGCTGTGGCGCGAGCGTACCCACCTGATCCAGGACCTGGTCGCCCGGGCGGCCGTCCTGCTGGCGGTCGGCGGTGTGGCAGCGGCGTTGGCGCGGCGTTATCCCCAGGGCCTGGAACAGTGGCTTTCGGTGATCCGCTGGCCGTCCCTGCATGCCGAGTGGATGAGCCTGGTGCAGCTGGCCTACCCGGTGTTCCTGCTGGTGATCATCGCGCTGCTGATCCAGTACCTGCGTACGCCGCGGCCGGTGCATGCCGTGCAGTTGGTCGGTGCGCTGGCACTGTTCTGGATGCTGCCCAATACCTTCATCCAGCCCCATGCGCTGCAGGTGATGTCCAGCGTGGTAATGCTGATGATCGTGGTCGGCGTGGCTCACGAGGCCTATCAGATGGCCTTTCGCGACGAGTTGACCGGGCTGCCCGGGCGCCGTGCGTTGAACGAGCGCCTGCAGCGCCTGGGGCGCAATTACGTGATCGCCATGGCCGACGTCGATCACTTCAAGCGATTCAACGACACCCATGGCCATGACGTCGGCGATCAGGTGCTGCGTGTGGTTGCCGGCCAGCTGCGCAAGGTGGGTGGTGGTGGCAAGGTGTATCGCTACGGCGGCGAGGAATTCACCCTGGTATTCGCCGGCAAGGACATCGAACAGTGCATGCCGCATCTGGAGGCGATACGCCAGGCGGTCGAGGGTTATCAGATCCAGCTACGCGATCGTCAGCAACGCCCGGCCGACGACAAGGTTGGGCGCCAGCGCCGGGCGGGCTCTGGAGCGTCCCAGGTGTCGGTGACGGTGAGCATCGGCGTGGCCCAGCCCAGCGACGCGCATCGCAGCGTGGAGGAGGTGCTCAAGGCCGCCGACAAGGCGCTCTATGGCGCCAAGAGTGCGGGGCGCAACTGCGTGAGCAGCCAGGTGCAGCGCCGCCGCGGGGCGGTCAAGCTGAAGGCCGATCCAGGCTGA
- a CDS encoding mandelate racemase family protein, with protein sequence MKITQVNVEVFTYPTRRSVDAAGHAHPGEESLARMAMLRIATEDGVEGYAFGAPELIRPHVIDSFVRKVLVGQNALDREKIWQDLAHWQRGSASQLTDRALALVEQALWDWAGRRFKQPVHKLIGGYRDKVLAYGSTMCGDDLPGGLSTPEEYGRFAEQLVARGYKAIKLHTWMPPISFAPDPKMDVRACAAVREAVGPDIALMLDGYHWYSRTDALYIGRELEKLDFAWFEEPMMEESAESYAWLAANLDIPVLGPESLGGKYMSRASWVGQGACDILRAGVAGVGGIAPCLKVAHLAEAYGMHCEIHGNGAANLAVVGAIKNCDWYERGLLHPFLEYDDVPAYLNSIVDPMDRDGYVQLPDRPGLGEDINFAYIETNTVDRY encoded by the coding sequence ATGAAGATCACCCAGGTCAACGTCGAGGTTTTCACCTATCCCACCCGCCGCAGCGTCGATGCGGCCGGCCATGCCCACCCGGGCGAAGAGTCCCTGGCCAGGATGGCCATGCTGCGCATCGCCACCGAAGACGGCGTTGAAGGCTATGCCTTTGGCGCGCCCGAGCTGATTCGCCCGCACGTCATCGACAGCTTCGTGCGCAAGGTGCTGGTCGGCCAGAACGCCCTGGATCGCGAGAAGATCTGGCAGGATCTCGCCCACTGGCAGCGCGGCAGCGCCAGTCAGTTGACCGACCGCGCCCTGGCGCTGGTCGAGCAGGCGCTATGGGATTGGGCAGGGCGCAGGTTCAAGCAGCCGGTGCACAAGCTGATTGGCGGCTACCGCGACAAGGTGCTCGCCTACGGCTCCACCATGTGCGGCGACGACCTGCCAGGCGGCCTGTCGACGCCGGAAGAATACGGCCGCTTCGCCGAGCAACTGGTCGCCCGTGGTTACAAGGCGATCAAGCTGCACACCTGGATGCCGCCGATCTCCTTCGCGCCGGATCCGAAGATGGACGTGCGCGCCTGCGCCGCGGTGCGCGAGGCGGTTGGCCCGGATATCGCCCTGATGCTCGATGGCTACCACTGGTACAGCCGCACCGACGCCCTGTACATCGGGCGTGAGCTGGAGAAACTGGATTTCGCCTGGTTCGAGGAGCCGATGATGGAAGAGTCCGCCGAGTCCTACGCCTGGCTGGCGGCCAACCTCGACATCCCGGTGCTGGGCCCTGAGTCGCTCGGCGGTAAGTACATGAGCCGTGCCAGCTGGGTCGGGCAGGGCGCCTGCGACATCCTGCGCGCCGGCGTGGCCGGGGTCGGTGGTATCGCGCCGTGCCTGAAGGTCGCTCACCTGGCCGAAGCCTATGGCATGCATTGCGAGATCCATGGCAACGGCGCCGCCAATCTGGCGGTGGTCGGGGCGATCAAGAATTGCGACTGGTACGAGCGCGGCCTGCTGCACCCCTTCCTCGAGTACGACGACGTGCCGGCCTACCTGAACAGCATCGTCGACCCGATGGACCGCGACGGCTACGTGCAGCTGCCGGATCGCCCGGGCCTGGGCGAGGACATCAACTTCGCCTACATCGAGACCAACACCGTCGACCGCTACTGA